From Miscanthus floridulus cultivar M001 chromosome 15, ASM1932011v1, whole genome shotgun sequence, the proteins below share one genomic window:
- the LOC136507509 gene encoding uncharacterized protein, whose product MLGDRANFCLEVLTFEVVDFRGSYHAIWGRPCYTKFITIPNYTYLKLKMPGPNGVIIVGSTFLHAYMCDHEHYELATAVINFAELSKLRNSLTLVVPECNELTSSSALHLTKETKAVGIDPTDPTKTVRIGTKLLDK is encoded by the coding sequence atgttgggcgaccgagccaacttctgcttggaggtcctcacctttgaggtagtggactttcgagggtcctaccatgccatttgGGGGCGGCCATGCTATACCAAGTTCATcacgatccccaactacacctacctcaagttgaagatgccaggaccgaatggcgtcatcattgtgggtagcacctttttgcatgCCTACATGTGTGACCatgagcattatgagctcgccactgccgtcatcaactttGCCGAGCTCTCAAAGCTCAGGAATTCATTGACTCTGGTAGTCCCAGAGTGCAACGAGCTTACGTCATCGAGTGCCCTCCACCTGACTAAGGAAACTAAGGCTGTGGGGATCGACCCAACCGACCCGACCAAGACGGTGCGGATTGGGACCAAGCTCCTGgacaaatag
- the LOC136507510 gene encoding uncharacterized protein, which produces MASIVDDAASVMVQPETFMHRWLVWSGRRVRLWCSRDILLHSRSFLKLLDLSQREMDKSWIDNDARLKTACRHTKIYQQGVNNFIAFAFENSAVGSKILCPCRKCVNSFWREGSEVREHLICDGFLKGYRTWTLHGEVSSSMNHGNFDGVELMEETDEDDNISDLLRDLAAGLDDKGDFDDNNSDLEPCEELVAIQKLVAENSKELYPNCKKYTQLRFLIRLLHTKLLGGWSDKSFNLLLDLLNDALPEGSTLPRNFHEAKKLVKSIGIGYTSIHACDNDCILFWKDNEGLDSCPKCKASRWKSVRKSLDGKHVYKVPKKVLRYFPIKKCLKRIFLSSKTASLVRWHDEDRKKDGLLRHPADSPLWQDFDKEHPDFAADSRNIRLAFATDGFNPFRTMNVSYSVWPGICIPYNFPPSMCMKKSNFILSLLIPGKNAPGSDMDVYYQPLVQDLLDLFTKGVRTYDASKGEFFQLKAAVLWTITDFPGLGYVSGSVTSGEAGCPDCHSYTCSLRLGNGTKTCYMGHRRFLPEDHPFRFDANKFGGKTEFRAAPTPLSGEEVLECTKDLNTVFGKDPFGKKPATKRRKEGEPLVIFKRRSIWFELPYWKDLMLRHNFDFMHIGKNVSESLVNTFMGIDGKSKDNLNSHLDLQVLGIRSDLHPVEVEDQLYLPPAPYSMSPDEKKLFCKVLKGVKFPHGYASDIRHNVHVNERKIFGLKSHESHIILQHLLPLCVRKILPKIVSAAVIRICNFFKTLSSPVIRIGDMESLEVKIAETLSLLETIFLPSFFDIMVHLMVHLPAQAKIARPVHFRSMWPVERYLMRLKGSVRTKSHPEGSIMEWSNFTECLTLCSRYLHDGTSHQFRNEDCSTTPFFRSIGRGLAGKCIVSIDHKTWLQAHRYVLFNYDNIQPYLDKHAHYLSSIGIRNGRDISRMHHESFHEWFRLHVEEMGEEAPDEIKFLAKGPMMFAHKYSSYNINGFNFHTVSYDEGRPIQNSGVALVAESSSFESDNNDNIIIGSKTYYCIITEILELNYHHKGNVVLFKCDWVDNRVQNKWVKTDQFGTTTVNFRHLFNTGEKISDEPFILASQAVQVYYVPEAIDTDWVAAVQSVQRDVFDFDNLEDEDIINDNGPVVYLPNLNRDVTVDIVNGVVPSIRTYIDGENMSRPKRNNKDVPVNPYEQLRDDQIEINNQKLQALSMPRMNSSGQNVQPSKRTKRTQQSSDATTVGHNLRRSQRNRAENANEQIEEDPEYQPSGDVLCDDEGLVECDLLHHKYLVILHVLY; this is translated from the exons atggcgtcgattgttgatgatgcagcAAGCGTCATGGTTCAGCCTGAGACATTCATGCATaggtggttggtgtggagcgggcgccgggTTAGGCTGTGGTGCAGCCGCGACATCCTGCTCCACTCCCG TTCATTTCTAAAGCTGCTTGATCTTTCACAAAGGGAAATGGATAAATCATGGATCGATAATGATGCTAG ACTTAAAACTGCATGTAGGCACACCAAGATATATCAACAAGGGGTGAACAATTTCATAGCTTTTGCATTTGAGAATTCAGCGGTAGGAAGCAAGATACTATGCCCTTGCAGAAAGTGTGTTAACTCATTTTGGAGGGAGGGAAGTGAAGTACGTGAGCATTTGATATGTGATGGGTTTCTAAAAGGGTATAGAACATGGACCTTACATGGAGAAGTTAGCTCTTCTATGAATCATGGAAACTTTGATGGTGTTGAACTTATGGAGGAGACTGATGAAGATGATAACATCTCTGATTTGCTTAGGGACTTAGCTGCTGGTTTAGATGATAAAGGGGATTTTGATGACAACAATTCAGACCTAGAACCCTGTGAGGAGCTAGTTGCCATTCAGAAGTTAGTAGCAGAGAATAGCAAAGAGTTATACCCTAATTGCAAGAAATATACACAACTGCGTTTCCTAATTAGATTACTCCACACCAAACTCCTCGGAGGGTGGAGTGATAAGAGTTTTAACCTGCTACTAGATCTACTTAATGATGCACTACCTGAGGGTTCGACACTGCCTAGAAACTTTCATGAAGCTAAGAAATTGGTGAAATCTATAGGAATCGGATACACTAGTATTCATGCTTGTGATAACGACTGCATTCTATTTTGGAAAGATAACGAGGGGTTGGATTCATGTCCAAAATGTAAGGCTTCTCGGTGGAAATCAGTAAGGAAGAGCCTAGATGGAAAACATGTATATAAGGTTCCTAAAAAGGTTCTCCGCTACTTTCCAATAAAGAAATGTCTAAAACGGATATTTCTATCCTCTAAAACAGCAAGTCTAGTGAGATGGCATGATGAAGACCGTAAAAAGGATGGTCTACTTAGGCATCCTGCAGATTCACCACTATGGCAAGACTTTGATAAGGAACATCCAGATTTTGCTGCAGATAGTCGAAATATCCGTCTAGCATTTGCCACCGATGGTTTTAATCCGTTTAGAACCATGAATGTTAGCTATAGCGTTTGGCCTGGTATTTGTATTCCCTACAACTTTCCACCTTCAATGTGCATGAAGAAATCAAATTTCATCCTTTCTTTGTTGATTCCTGGTAAAAATGCTCCTGGTAGTGATATGGATGTCTATTATCAGCCACTAGTTCAAGATCTGTTAGATCTATTTACCAAGGGAGTTAGAACATATGATGCTTCGAAGGGTGAGTTCTTTCAGTTGAAGGCAGCGGTATTATGGACTATTACTGACTTCCCAGGTTTAGGCTATGTGTCTGGGTCTGTGACATCCGGTGAAGCCGGATGTCCTGATTGCCACAGCTATACATGTTCACTTAGACTTGGTAATGGTACCAAGACTTGTTATATGGGTCATCGCAGATTCCTGCCTGAAGACCACCCATTTAGGTTTGATGCTAATAAATTTGGTGGTAAAACTGAGTTTAGGGCAGCACCTACTCCACTTTCTGGGGAGGAGGTTTTGGAGTGCACTAAAGACCTTAATACAGTTTTTGGGAAGGATCCTTTTGGAAAGAAACCAGCAACCAAGAGACGCAAGGAAGGAGAGCCTTTGGTCATATTCAAAAGGAGATCTATTTGGTTTGAACTGCCATATTGGAAAGATTTGATGTTGCGACATAATTTTGACTTCATGCACATAGGGAAAAACGTGAGTGAAAGCTTAGTTAATACATTCATGGGCATAGATGGGAAGTCCAAGGATAATTTGAATTCTCATTTGGACCTTCAAGTTCTTGGTATTAGAAGTGATCTCCACCCTGTTGAAGTGGAAGACCAACTTTATTTACCACCGGCACCATACTCAATGAGTCCTGATGAGAAGAAATTATTTTGTAAAGTACTAAAAGGGGTGAAGTTTCCTCATGGTTATGCATCTGATATACGTCATAATGTACATGTTAATGAGAGGAAGATATTTGGGCTTAAGAGTCATGAGAGCCACATTATTTTACAACACTTGCTTCCACtttgtgtgagaaaaatattGCCAAAAATTGTGAGTGCTGCAGTGATCCGTATATGTAATTTTTTCAAGACACTTTCCTCCCCTGTCATTCGAATAGGTGATATGGAAAGTTTAGAGGTTAAAATAGCTGAAACCTTGAGCCTTCTTGAAACTATATTCCTTCCATCCTTTTTCGATATCATGGTACACTTGATGGTTCATCTTCCTGCTCAAGCAAAGATAGCTAGACCAGTTCATTTTCGCAGCATGTGGCCTGTGGAGAG GTATCTGATGAGATTAAAGGGTTCTGTTCGTACAAAAAGTCACCCTGAGGGATCAATTATGGAGTGGTCTAATTTTACAGAATGCCTTACACTTTGTTCTCGCTACTTACATGATGGGACTAGCCATCAATTTAGAAATGAAGATTGTAGTACAACTCCTTTCTTTCGTAGCATTGGTCGAGGATTGGCCGGAAAGTGCATAGTGAGTATAGATCACAAGACATGGCTTCAAGCCCATAGATATGTTTTGTTCAACTATGATAATATACAGCCTTACTTGGA CAAGCATGCTCACTATCTATCATCAATTGGTATTCGAAATGGACGGGACATCAGTCGCATGCATCATGAATCCTTTCATGAGTGGTTTAGGTTGCAT GTGGAAGAAATGGGAGAGGAAGCACCAGATGAGATAAAATTTTTAGCAAAGGGGCCTATGATGTTTGCACATAAGTATAGTAGCTATAACATAAATGGATTCAACTTTCACACAGTATCCTATGATGAGGGTAGACCTATTCAAAATAGCGGGGTTGCTCTAGTTGCTGAGTCATCAAGCTTTGAAAGTGACAATAATGATAACATTATAATAGGAAGCAAGACATATTATTGTATTATAACTGAAATTCTTGAACTGAACTATCACCACAAAGGAAATGTGGTGCTTTTCAAGTGTGATTGGGTTGACAACCGTGTGCAAAACAAATGGGTAAAAACGGATCAATTTGGGACCACAACTGTGAATTTTAGGCATTTATTCAATACAGGTGAAAAGATATCTGATGAGCCTTTCATTCTAGCATCACAGGCAGTTCAAGTATACTATGTCCCTGAAGCAATTGATACTGACTGGGTTGCTGCTGTTCAGTCAGTCCAAAGAGATGTGTTTGACTTTGATAATTTGGAGGATGAGGACATAATTAATGATAATGGACCAGTTGTGTACCTGCCTAATCTAAATCGTGATGTGACTGTGGATATTGTTAATGGGGTTGTCCCTTCTATTAGAACATACATAGATG GAGAAAACATGTCAAGACCAAAAAGAAATAATAAGGATGTCCCTGTCAATCCGTATGAGCAACTTC